The Lutra lutra chromosome 1, mLutLut1.2, whole genome shotgun sequence genomic sequence GTACCTGTGTGGGTCCTCTTGGTTGCCAGGGAGGAAGCTCCGCACTAGCTGTGCAACCTGCTCATTGGACAGGACATCCCAGAGACCATCAGTTGCCATGACAACCACATCCTCCTCCTGCAGCTCCAGTTGGTCCACATCCAGTACGGTTACCTGCAAGTTAAGCCTGAGGGTCCCTCAGCACTCCCTTCCCGGCTCCCGCCAGCCTTGTCGTCTGCCTTTCTGGGCGGACGGAAGCTGGTGTGGACGGTCTGTGGGCCACTCACCTGTGGGACAGAGAGCAAGAAGGGCTTgagctgaatgtttgtgtccagGACTCTGAGCTGATGGTCTCCCAGGCCCCGGGAGACGGCCAATGTTCCCAGTAACCGAGCCTGGGGACAAGGGAGACGTGAGGTGACAGCTGTTTGCTGTCAGATGTGCAAATAAAGCACACAGAAGCGCACCGTGGCCCTCAGGTGCCCTGGGCTGAGGGACAGACATCCTGTAGCCTTGGGGCAAACTCCGTGACCCCAGCTATAGTCCACCCAACAAGGAAGAAGGGAGCTCCCCCCTCTCCAGGGAGCAATTTAAGAGGGGTTCTTAAGAAGGGGCCATTCACTGACCTGCCTACCCTGCCCATGGATCAGTGGGTACTTGAGATCCGACTTCTCCACACACTTGTAGCTCCTACCAGGGTCAGACCCAGCGTCAACCCAGGCCCCACCGACCCCCTCACCTCCCCGCACCACGGAGCCCACCCTGCCCAGGCTGAAAGAGGACAGCCCCAAGTCCACACACTGGGCCTGGACACCAGGGCTCTCCCCACTGTCTCCCAAGCCCACCTCGCTCACCAGCCCCTCATGTGGTGATCCCGGAACAAAACCTTCTGCCCCAAGTCATCGCCCTTCAGTCGCCGGGGGAACTCCAGTCGGGTGAACTCACCAGCCAGAAGCTCGGGGTAGACAAAGGCCTCAGGTAGGGAGGCCAGGTAcagatcaggctctctggtgGCCTCTGGTGACTAGGGACTCACAAGTTGGGGCTCCACAGCCTCCCTCTGCAAGATACCTACCAGCTGCTGGATCCGCTGCCGCTCAGTCTCTGGGGTGAACTCAGAGCTCAGGGGCCGGACCTCATCTTTTCGTACCAATATGGCCCTGGACGGGGTTGACAAAGAGAGGTCTGTGGGGCAGACTCTGCCCTCGTTCATGGTCTCCATCCTGTCGGCCCCTCCTCCAGCCACCAGGGACCAGCTCTGCCTATGCCAATCTCTTGCTCAAAGCCCCCATGACTACCTACAGCCTGCAGAATAAAGGCTcaggcctcctgccctccctggcATCTGCTGTCCACTCAGCTGACATGCCAGGTACGTAAGCAACTCAGCCAGTCAGTCCCCATTTCCATCCCTCCACTTCCAGCCCCCTTTCACTGTCCCCCGTGCCTCTGGTGCCCGCCTGCCCGCCCCTCCCTGCCTACCCTCTGGCTCTTACCTGCTGTCCCCAGCATTGGCCACATACAGCTTTCCCTGCAGGGACACAGCCACCAGGGCTGTGCAGCCGCCCACCTGGCCCGAGGCCTCCAGCTCCCGCCCGATCACCTCATCCTGGGGCAAACCGAAGCCACCTGAGCTGCTGCCAGCACTGCCATCTGTCCCCAATCTCCACCCCAGAGTTCACTTCCCCACCAGCAAGCATGGTGGTTCCCACCCAAGGTCTAGCTCTGACTCCAGGATCCTTGTGGTCAGAGGATCTAGGCGTATcccctgggagggaaggaagtcCTATTCAGAACTGAGGAAGGGAAAGCCTCCCCTGCACCAAGAAGGACCAGAGGGGTGCACGAGGTATGGGGCACGGAAAAGCCCCTGGTGCGTACCAGACAACTGGATAAATGGGAGGGCTTATGATGATAGTAATGATCACTACTAACAAGCCAACCCCATCCTGTCCTCCCAATGCAAAGATCCCAGGAAACCACTGGTGTGGGCAGGGATGCCCCTCaggtccctgccccttccccaggcaaAGGCCACACTCACACATTCCTGGAAGGCACTCTCCAAAGCCCCGATCACCAAGTCTTCTGCCCTAATGCCCTTTTCTTCCACAAACTGGGGATCACTGGCGCAGACGCAATGGCCGCTGAGGTGCATGGGGGGCCGAGCGGCCACTACGCCCTCCACCACGGCCTCCAGCTGCCGGCGCAGGCAGGAGTGCAGGGTGTTGGCAGCCAGGATGGCCGCAGCCGGACCGCCGTGCCCATCAAACAGGGCCCAGTAATGACCTGTCAGGAGCTGTGCCGGAAGGGCTTGGCATCAGGCTCTGCCTGGCTTCGCCAGTTGTCCCCCCAGCCCAGAGTGGGACACTAGAGCAAGAACCTCAACTTGCAGTCCTGGTCCCAGCCTGTAAGATGGGCATAGGCCCAGATGCACTCACCTCCTCTGAGCACAAGGCCAGCCACTCCTGGTCCTCTTCGGCCCCAAACTCACATCTCCGTATGCACAGCTGCCCACAGGCCGCCTGATCCTCATTGAACTcagatttctctgcattgatgaTCCTGAGGCCGGTAAGTGACCAGTGACCCTTCAGGGACACACCCATGTCCCCATGGGCAGAGACCAGAGCTGGTACACAGAAGGAGCCAGCCCTACCTCTGAGGCAGCAGCCCCCATGCTGCCCCTGACACACACCTGGACAGTGTTAAGTTTCCTAACTGATCGGTAGCCTCACACTAAGGCAAAACTTTGGGGCCCAGATGCCCTGGGAAACTACTCGCTGACCTgggctgggaggtgagggggggctgcctggggagaTCTGGGCTCCTTTGCCTGTCCTCCGCCCCATCTCAGCCAGATTTGCAGTCCCATACAGCACAGGTCACAACCCAGGGTGAGATGCATGCCTGCAGGTGAGGGGTAGCTCCAAGGCCCACAGTTTCCCTGGCTCGGTCCAGTTTCCCTGCCTCACCTTGGAAGCCCCAGAGGTGCAGGTCCTTCCCAAGTCGCAAGCCTCTCTGAGGGAGGCTGGAGTTCCAAGAAAAGGGTGGGACGGGGATTGGCGGGGGACGGGGGAGGAGGCTGTCAAGAGTCCCAggtgaggacaggagggaggtatccacaggctggggggtgggggcactcGCTCAGCTTAGGCTGTTTTCCAGGTTGGTCCCGGCTCTGGGGCTGACCCAGCAGGGCCGGGGCGGGAGGGAACCCGAGGGGCTGCGTGGGGGAGCCCGAGGGACGGGAGTAGGGATccgaggggtgggggtggggtgccggGGCGGGGCACTCACTCCGCGTAGCCTGCATTCCACGGCAGCGCGCGGCCCCGCGCCGGGCTGCGCACGGGTCGGGCGTCCGGTCTGCGCGGGGCGTCGGCGGTTCCGGGACCCGAGCCCGAGCCGCGCAGAAAGCGGGGCCGCCGGTAGGGCACTGGGCTGGCGCGCGGCCGGGGGGGCCGCGGCGCGGGGAGTGGACCCCCTGGCAGAAAGCGGCGCCGGAACCAGCCGGCGGACATGGCGCGGCGGCAGGGGGCTGCCCGCGGGGCGCCGGGCGGGAGGAGGaagcgggccgggggcggggccgggggcggggcggtgaCGCCCCCAAACCCCGGCCTTCCGCGGGGAGTGCGCGCGCGGCCTGGGCACCCGCGGGACTGCTGAGCCTCGTCACGGCCCGGAGAAGCCGAGGCTGTTGTCAAGCCTACTTCACgggcaagaaaactgaggcctcgAGAAGCCAAGCGGCTTGCCCGCGTCACACACCCGCCCGAGCAGGCCGGGTGCGGCTGCACACGCGGGGGGCGCTGGCCCTGGCCACGGGAAAGGACTTCctggccaccccccacccagcgAAGTGACGGGGTCGTAAGGAGGCAGCCGGGGCGTCCaagccgcccccgccccgggcgGCAGAGCCTCTGGCCTCCTCCTGCTGGGCCCCAGCCTTGCGCAAGGGGAAGATGGGAACAGGATGTGCTTGGAGGTGTCAGACTGAGGCGTTGAGTAAGTCTCAGAGCACTGGGTTCTCCCAGTCTCAGGAACTGGGTGGCCTTCATTGACCACCCCCGTAGTCTGTCACCTTCCACCCCCAGATGGGCCTTGGTGGTCACCCTGGCCTTTCTCATCATCCCCAGTTAGGGGACAGCCTCTCAAAtgactcccccccgccccgccccagtcAAGATAACCTCTGTGGACAGACAGCAGGCTCTTCACTGGAGTGTCCGTGGCTGGTGGACAAAGGGAACTCGTGGTCCCCAAAAGGCTCCAACACGAGTGCAGACTTGGaactaaggaagtgaaagacttTCATCTTTGCTGGAGGAAAGATGTTGCAGTCTCTTCCCCGCTGACCAGCTGTCACGGTGGGGTCAGCAGCAGTGTCTTCCTTCACACCTGCCTGTTAACAGAGGCTTTGTCACCCTTCTGTCACTTAAGCCCAATTCCTGGCACAGGACTGTTCTTTCTGTCTCATAAGGGGTCTCTAAGGCCACAGAGGAGAAGTGTCCTGATGTCAGGATGTGCTGTTTCCATTATGACAGTTCAGCTGACTCAGAacctccccccccacctgcccaggggatttctcttcccctttccgcCTCCAGAAAGGCAGGCTTGCCACCTCAAAGTCCCTGAGCCCCTTAGCCCAGGGTCCCTGGGGAGAGCTGCAGGAGGAGTCCCTTCCTTTGTCTCCACTGCTAAGCCTGGAACCTACAGGTTCATAAGGCCCTACTTCTCTGGGTGCCAGCCCTGCCTCACTGAGGGGTCCCGCTGCCCAGGGAGGGTTGTTCTTGAGACAGGAAGCTGTGCCCCATGTCCCTTCCCTCAGATGACTCCAGTCCAGAGCAGCCTGGGGGCTAACTTACTGACCCCACTGTGTGCACCGGGCCCCACACTGGGGACAGGCACGCAGCACTAATGGAGATGGGCTCCCCTGCTCTGATGGTGAAGTCCTGGTGGATGGTGCTTGATCCAGCTGGCAAGGGGGTGGGGAAAAGTCAGAAAAAGCTTTCTAGAGGACACCTGAGCTATGCCCTATCATTGGAACAGAAAGACCAGGGACCAGGGACCCAGGGTGGGGCAGACCTACCTGAGGAGGCAGACCTCCTTGCCCCCACCAGCTATTGGCTCAGAgggttttaaaatctaaaatgacACAGGCTCCAACCCACTGTCTTGGGCTTCCCTGGGTGGGATGAATCTGATCCTCTCAAGTCTATTTAGAGAAGCTCTAGGTGTCATAGGTGGTCTGTTGCTCAGTATAGCTGTGGAGTCCTATGGCGGTCCCATCCTCCCTGTCCCAAGGTGGCCTGAGTGTTCTGTCAGTGCCACAGAGGCTCCTCTGGCCTCTACTCTTGTTTGGATCCTAAGCCTGACTATCTTAGTTTTCTACCTCATTTTGCTGAAGCACATCCTCTAACAACTTTCCAAGATAGGATGACTGGAAGGTAATTCCCCGGGTCCTTGCAAGTCTGAAAAGGTTTGTCTCAAAAGCCACCCCAGCTtgaaagtaagctctacacccttCACGGGGCAAAAGCCTTTGCTTTTACTGATATTTTGTTTCAGAATTCTGACTTCTCTCTTCATTGTCTTTTGAACTGTTGCTGCTTCTACAATCCAGTGCCCCTCTCATTCCCAGACTTTTGGATTGGCcgtttgcctttttctttctccagaaattTCCAGGCACTTCCGACTCTGTTGTCTGAAATTGTAGGCGAGGTTCCTTGGGGGTGGGTCTCTCTTCATTCCTGGGCTGAGCCCATCCTGGGGGCCATGCAAATCCTCACCCTCCAGCAACACCCTTCTCCAGACTGTTCAGATGAACCCAAGCTTGCCCCAGCTCCTGGCCAGACGCCTCTCCTCAGCTAACTCAGCCAGcatgtgggggatgggggtgggaggaggaagtttaaaagaaaaagatttttatgctACATTTTTTTCACTCACAATGAGAATAGTTTTTGTTGAGTCCCACGACTCAAAATTTCAAAGATGGGGTGACTGACTGGCTCAGTAGAATATGctacacttgatctcagggtcatgagttcaagtcccaaattgggcatagagattactttggacaaaaaaaaaagccttaaaaaaaaccccaaattcaaAAGGTATGAAAATGTATTTAGTAACAAGTCTCCGCGCACAACCCATCCCCTCCCTGGCCATGCAGTTCCTCTCCTGGGAGACATCCAGTACTACTAGTTTCTTGCGGATCCTTCCAGAGATGCCAGATATTCTGTGCaaattcaagcaaaaaaaaaaaaaaaaaaaaaaaaaaaaaattgcctgtaagacaagaaataatgagtattggcgaggatgtggggaattcttgtgcactgttggtaggactATAAATGggttgcagccactgtggaaaacagtatggaggttcctcaaaattaaaaatagaaccctatgatccagcaacttcacttctgggtatttatctgaagaaagtGAAATCAACATCTTGAAACCATGGGCACCTTCATGTTCAcgtcagcattatttacaatagctaagacatggaaacaatcagTGTCCACTgagggatgaatggatgaagacaGTGCAGAGCGCGCGTGCATACGTGTGTGCACGCacggatattactcagccataaaacaaaGGGAATTccgccatttgcaacaacataaatGGACCATGAGTGCATTATgctaaataagtcagaaaaaggtaaacactgcatgatttcactgtacttggaatctaaacaaacaaatcccaaattcatagacacagagGACAGACTGCTGGTTGTCagaggttgggggcgggggttggcAAAATGGGGGGAAgttggtcaaaagatacaaacttccagttataaggtaAGTAAATTCTGGGAATGTAAtctatagcatggtgactatagttaacactgctGTATTGCACATCTGAAAGTTGGTAAGAgagcagatcttaaaagttctcatcacggggcgcctgggtggctcagtgggttaagccgctgccttcggctcaggtcatgatcccaggtcctgggttcgagccccgcatcgggctttctgctcggcagggagcctgcttcctcctctctctctgcctgcctctctgcctacttgtgatttctctctgtcaaataaataaataaaatctttaaaaaaaaaaaaagttctcatcacaagaaaaatagtTGTTAACTCccatggtgacagatgttaactaaacttactgtgatCGTTTcatgaaatatacaaatattaaatcatgttgtacacctaaaactgatACAATGtgatgtcaattatatctcactttaaataattttaaaattacatatatgtaaaatctttcctcctcccctcctttacACGAGTGATAGTGTACTCTATGCCATGAGCTACACCTGACATTTTCATAGAAGATAGTTCTTTTAGTATTAGTCCTTGAAGAGCTGCCTTATTGTTAAGGCTACAGAGTAGTCTCTgcaaaaatgcagattttagaTAGCTAGCCTCTCAGTGGTGGACATTCAGCTGGTTTTTAGttatttgctttacatttttttgtgGGGGCATATTGGTAGGATCAGTTCCTAGTAATGGAACTGTTGGGCCAAAGGCATATGCGTGGTTCATaccagcactattcacaatagcccaaagGTGGAAATGACAAAAACGtcatggacaaatggataagcaaattgtGGAATACACAGGCAATGGGAacattattcagctataaaaaaaaaaaacccaagtactGTCGCATGCCACAATGTAGatgagcattatgctaagtgaaaaaagccagatatAAAAGGTCTCGCGTTTTATGCTTCCATTCAAATGATATATCCAGAATAGGTCAATCcatggaaacagaaagcagactgcaggtggccagaggctggaggagggaggaacagggagTAACTGCTTGAtgaatactgttttcttttggagtgatgaaaatgttttagaactaGAGATGGTggttgtacaacatagtgaatGTACTGACTTGATCACTTTAagatggctaatttttttttaaagattttatttatttgacagagcgcacaagcagggggagaggcaaagggagaggaagacgcaggctccccactgagcagggagcaggggatggggctccatcccaggatcctgagatcatgacctgagccaaaggcagacgctcaactgactgagccatccaggtgtcctggtTAATTTTACGTTATGTGTATTTCACCTCAATTCATAAAAGGAGGGGAGCATACACGTTCACAATTTTGTAGATATTGTCCTACATGAAGGTTGCACCGATTTGCTCTCCCATTAACCTATTTTTCTATCATTTGACCATGACAGTTTTTCACTGAAGTTTTTAATCTTTCCCTATAGGTAAAGATATGCAAGTCTAGTTCGACTTCCATTTATCTTAGTGAGAAAGGATAATCAATTTTCCATAGTTCTGAGAGacctatttgtatttctttttctgtggatAGTCTGTATCCTTTGCCCAGTTTCTTAGGGAGCCATTGggttttttcttattgatttcagaactcttgatttatttattcttaagattttatttatttatgtattgagagaaagacagagagtgaggggaggggcagagggagacagagaatctccagtagactccccactgagcagggagcccacctcgGAACTCAAcccctgaccctgagaccatgacctgagccaaaatcaagagtctgacgtccaactgactgagccactcagatgccccagagctctttattttgaaatgagatagaaggggcgcctgggtggctcagtgggttaaagcctctgccttcggctcaggtcatgatcccagagtcctgggatcgagctctgcatcgagccccgaatcaggctctctgctcagcagggagtctgcttcccttcctctctctctgtctgcctctctgcctacttgtgatctctgtcaaataaataaataaaatcttaaaaaaaaatgaaatacaagtaTGTTTTTGGTAGCCAATTacagttgtgttttggttttgatgGTGGCTTTTTCcatatagatttttaatttttaatgtaaaggaATTTATCGATTTTTTTTccgattttttttcttttatggctgcTGAATTTGGTGACATACTCAGAAAGCCTCCTTCACTCCAAGATTCTAGAaaatttcctctttgttcttcagtatttttatagctcactttaaaaaaaaaattaaaccttggatccacctgaaaaaaaaaacaaaataaaacagcatgTTCTAATAATTTCAGTGGCTGACTCTGTGTTGGGAAACATCAGAAAGGGGCAACCAACCTGTTCCTGGATACCGTGTTCATCTGGGCTCATGTGAGTTGCTGTATGCAGCTTTCTCATCTTTCTGCCTGAAACCAGATCTCAACCAGGGTTGGAGTCTGGGCTTTCTGCTGGCCCTTGGGCTCCTTGCCTGCATCCCAGGCTGTGAAGCTGAGCAGGACTGGGCTAGAACCCATATCCCAAGGAGTTTCCTTCCCTCATCAAACCCTCCTCACTGAGGTGTGAGATACTGATGGAGGGGATGAGGACCACTGCCCAATAGGATTTCTCATCTTTTGACTGTTCCACTGCCTTCAGTAAAGGAAACTAAGTTTCTGGGGACACTCACTACCTTGTGACCTACATCAAATCACTCTATCTCTCCAAACCTCTGATTCTTCAACTGTAAAAGACAGTAACACCTCCCTCCTAGGGgtgtcatgaagattaaataaatgtgCCCAGTACATAGAAGGGTGCAACACATagactctaatttttttttttaagtaaatactgcacctgatatggggctgaaaactcacaaccttgagacccagagtctcatgctctactgactgaaccagccaggtgccccaagactaattgttcattcatttatttatttggcaaatatCACTGAACACTTACCAATGCTGGCCACTGTTTTAGGTATTGGGGATACAGCAGGGgcaaaaacttaactactggtAGAGGGAAGACAATAAAAAAGCAGATAAATATAGGTATCAGGcagcaataaaaacaaagggAATGATGCAGGCAGGGGTTAGTCTGGCAGCAGGGGAGACCGCACCGTTAAGGCAGTCACAGTTCATCCAGTGATAGACATTTCTAAGGggaatataatattattatttttcatgaacCTGTTTTCTTGGGTAATTCCTGTTTCCAAGAACTTGAGGCTCTTCTGCTTCTGTGGAATTGCCCAGTGCTCCCATGGAGGTGGCCAGGTCTGAGAGTTGATGTAATTGTTGGCTCTGGTCCCTCTGTGATGTGATGGGACAGGGCTGAGTCGGGGACGTGCCCGTGAGCTATTCTCCCAAGGGCAGCCTGTGAGGCCACACAGTTTTTATGGTCCATTGCGAGTTCTGGGGTGGCCAACGTGAGCACACTGCACAGGCTCAGGCCTCAGGGTGTgcacaggaagaaaaacaagaaaatcctgagcctgggtggctcagttggttaagcgtctgccttctgctcaggtcctgatcttggggttctggaaTCTGggaccacatcgggctctccgctcagcagcaaatctgtttctccctcttcctctgtgatctctctcactcagataaatagataaaataagaaaaggatggaaggaaggaaggaaaaagagagaaagaaaaaggaaggaaggaaaagaaagaaaaagaaaaaattcttcaggctgcctgggtggctctgtgggttaagcaaccaactctccATTTCTGagcgggtcatgatctcagagttgtggaatcaagcctggcattgggctctgcactgagcgatgagactgcttaagattctctctctcccgctctgtatccctcccccccaccccgcgcaggcgcgcgcgctctctctctctctctctctctctctctctctcaaaaagataaaaaagaaaatccttcagTTTTGTGTTTGCTGGACTCTCAGGAAATGAGAAACCCAGGGCTTGGGGCACACAGAGGAGGGCGCCATGCTCCTTACTCAGGGTGGGGTAGTGGGAcagtga encodes the following:
- the PPM1M gene encoding protein phosphatase 1M; translation: MSAGWFRRRFLPGGPLPAPRPPRPRASPVPYRRPRFLRGSGSGPGTADAPRRPDARPVRSPARGRALPWNAGYAEIINAEKSEFNEDQAACGQLCIRRCEFGAEEDQEWLALCSEELLTGHYWALFDGHGGPAAAILAANTLHSCLRRQLEAVVEGVVAARPPMHLSGHCVCASDPQFVEEKGIRAEDLVIGALESAFQECDEVIGRELEASGQVGGCTALVAVSLQGKLYVANAGDSRAILVRKDEVRPLSSEFTPETERQRIQQLAFVYPELLAGEFTRLEFPRRLKGDDLGQKVLFRDHHMRGWSYKCVEKSDLKYPLIHGQGRQARLLGTLAVSRGLGDHQLRVLDTNIQLKPFLLSVPQVTVLDVDQLELQEEDVVVMATDGLWDVLSNEQVAQLVRSFLPGNQEDPHRFSELAQMLIHSTQGKDDGPTGEGQVSYDDISVFVIPLHNQGQRSDGH